One region of Salinirubrum litoreum genomic DNA includes:
- a CDS encoding right-handed parallel beta-helix repeat-containing protein, producing the protein MSEHRLRALVLAVLMVTSVVAGSGVAVAGGSGGNSTLVVDAAGNAQQDGVYNDIQPAVDAATAGETVEVEATGTYDPFTVKKELTVTAAGDTAPEVTGDGPAVVQVEGAGAGTTISGLKLTGAATLGVEVRADRTTVRNTVISGPVTGVQTQDDAANGDGLDGVLVENNAISDGKVGVSVTENAGKTVTVRGNQITDVTVEGIGVAGTAEVVESNSVTTTNDVPGVRFYGGTPSEVNGVTGDKTDIATAVLTDNDGISSVAFKQSGETVSRAVENTDTGTYYASIQTAVDDAEPGATISVASGTYQEAVTVDKNLTLVGAGPSETTIKPDSAASSPAVLVAGHTPESGDSVGSVTLKGLSAVAPDGVSGVATYGETASDDYDTKSLTVENVHVDGSAGYGVTLTSTAEATLSDVSVTGVTSDSVGAVEAVGVGDLSIAGSTVSDNGVGVNVFTLDGYGAVDAVSITGTTFSNNGVHVRDTTDTVDPDTVATNNEFDQAVVGPTAAGGDGIWSNVQPAIDAAPKDATIDVYPGSYEESATERSVDDSDPVYSFGLFVDTPGLTIQGVDESGSPVTDRSSVAAKVTSTENSMFGTNGAYVDADGVTFSGIELHPDPESSANKNLEVGADGFTLKNSVVTTGQTGVSSSVYFDSADVQSFSVTDSKLTGSLVVSNGAGNQTDASTRTVTGNELTSVGLQGRVKNIPWLNYEVGGVTVKDNHFVGDVTHYSVVDETVDATHVDTILSENNFENSVVVRTPDGDVRTQIYSGTYQEKPYDYEYVSIGSSIQSGVDAAQSGDTVSVGPGTYEESLDVRKDLTLAGSGEGETVIDTDDSMDYGLLTTADVTLRDFTLRGPSAAADYTYGIKSQFATTSDGFERTDVHIEDVTVTNSYKTEIDLNGVGSAALVDVTADGAGTRGAGVALSDTQDVLIKDVTTTGNNWGGLAVYTNPRTDVPIGTDNVTLAGDNSFENGVYLQGDLSKITNVDAPAYAEYKASDGTSLTLFFGTQDEATNYVSAQKAPDDWLITALGDESGDGEEDDETYTVAPGQSVSATVDKVPTGSTVVVDKETIDESITLSKSVSLVAGDASSGSVSISADATSPSRPTITSSVSINNYAEDVTISGFAFDVSEGGQINANGAGDGLEIRNNVFEGGSPEGGSVVAHGGESRAQLETGAQSDWVVADNEFSDIDGTALRLWNLQSVTVENNTFEDLTGSAVSHIGVDETTVRNNSFETVDKAGVYVDGWSKISSLGVQDVTVENNTFNETGALDGEYDQGGVNVGGTVDDLSEITIRANDFESGQFGVHVADDAQDATGSIQASLNYWNASSGPSGVAGGEGVPVTAGVTVSPSLPEPTSEYEDVREVTGGTYSVTVPADGEPRVVAFPADVEGTAGDVFGNFSGNVFAYDAATGSWDRVENASREVDALDAFVVVPAENASDVTISYTLASSATDAPSVPPEADLDAGWNLVGAPQFGAADEAFGASTADPARVLKTYRGPTGEPFAPGFESATGVVGDTDAVSPFEGYWVYATENGTLAGNVPPGTDASDLEDLLKEA; encoded by the coding sequence GAAGGCGCGGGCGCGGGCACGACTATCTCCGGACTGAAACTCACCGGGGCTGCGACGCTCGGCGTCGAGGTCCGCGCCGACAGGACGACCGTCCGGAATACTGTAATCTCCGGTCCCGTCACCGGTGTCCAGACGCAGGACGACGCCGCGAACGGTGACGGACTGGACGGTGTCCTCGTCGAGAACAACGCGATCAGCGACGGGAAGGTCGGCGTATCCGTGACGGAGAACGCCGGCAAGACCGTCACCGTCCGTGGGAACCAGATCACCGACGTCACGGTCGAGGGCATCGGTGTCGCCGGAACTGCGGAAGTCGTCGAGTCGAACTCGGTGACGACGACAAACGACGTCCCCGGCGTCAGATTCTACGGCGGCACTCCAAGCGAGGTCAACGGTGTCACCGGAGACAAGACAGACATCGCGACCGCCGTCCTGACCGACAACGACGGAATCAGTTCTGTGGCGTTCAAGCAGTCCGGTGAGACGGTCTCCCGCGCGGTCGAGAACACCGACACGGGAACGTACTACGCGAGTATCCAGACCGCCGTCGACGACGCCGAACCGGGAGCGACCATCTCGGTCGCGTCCGGGACGTACCAGGAAGCAGTCACGGTCGACAAGAACCTCACACTCGTCGGTGCAGGCCCCAGTGAGACGACGATCAAACCCGACTCGGCGGCCAGTAGTCCCGCCGTGCTCGTGGCGGGTCACACGCCCGAATCCGGCGACTCGGTCGGATCGGTGACGCTGAAGGGTCTCTCCGCAGTCGCACCCGATGGAGTGAGCGGAGTCGCCACCTACGGCGAGACGGCGAGCGACGATTACGACACGAAGTCGCTGACCGTCGAGAACGTCCACGTGGACGGCTCTGCTGGCTACGGCGTGACGCTCACCTCGACCGCCGAAGCGACGCTCTCTGATGTGTCGGTGACCGGAGTCACCTCCGATAGCGTCGGCGCCGTCGAGGCAGTCGGCGTCGGTGACCTGTCGATCGCCGGTTCGACCGTCAGCGACAACGGCGTCGGTGTCAACGTCTTCACGCTCGACGGCTACGGTGCGGTCGACGCGGTGTCGATCACCGGGACGACGTTCTCGAACAACGGCGTCCACGTGCGCGACACGACCGACACGGTCGACCCGGACACGGTCGCCACGAACAACGAGTTCGATCAGGCTGTCGTCGGCCCCACCGCGGCCGGCGGTGACGGTATCTGGAGCAACGTCCAGCCGGCTATCGACGCGGCACCGAAAGACGCGACGATCGACGTCTACCCCGGTAGCTACGAAGAGAGCGCGACGGAACGCTCGGTCGACGACTCCGATCCGGTCTACAGCTTCGGCCTGTTCGTCGACACGCCCGGTCTCACGATCCAGGGTGTCGACGAGAGCGGGTCACCCGTAACCGACCGCAGTAGCGTCGCGGCCAAGGTCACCTCGACCGAGAACAGTATGTTCGGAACGAACGGGGCGTACGTCGACGCCGACGGCGTCACGTTCAGCGGGATCGAACTCCACCCCGATCCCGAGTCGAGTGCGAACAAGAACCTCGAAGTCGGTGCAGACGGCTTCACGCTGAAGAACAGCGTCGTCACGACCGGCCAGACTGGAGTGAGTTCGAGTGTCTACTTCGACTCCGCCGACGTGCAGTCGTTCAGCGTCACGGACTCGAAGCTGACCGGATCGCTCGTCGTGAGCAACGGTGCCGGTAACCAGACGGATGCGTCGACCCGGACAGTCACCGGGAACGAACTCACGTCTGTCGGACTGCAGGGCCGCGTGAAGAACATCCCGTGGCTCAACTACGAGGTCGGTGGCGTCACGGTCAAGGACAACCACTTCGTCGGCGATGTGACGCACTACTCGGTCGTTGACGAAACGGTCGACGCGACACACGTGGACACGATCCTCTCGGAGAACAACTTCGAGAACTCGGTCGTCGTCCGGACGCCGGACGGTGACGTGCGGACGCAGATCTACTCCGGTACCTACCAGGAGAAACCGTACGACTACGAGTACGTGAGCATCGGGAGTTCGATCCAGAGTGGGGTCGACGCCGCTCAGTCCGGCGACACGGTGTCGGTCGGTCCCGGCACCTACGAGGAATCGCTCGACGTTCGGAAGGACCTCACGCTCGCTGGCAGCGGTGAGGGCGAGACCGTGATCGATACCGACGACTCGATGGATTACGGCCTCCTGACGACGGCAGACGTCACCCTCCGTGACTTCACGCTCCGTGGCCCGAGTGCGGCCGCAGACTACACCTACGGTATCAAATCGCAGTTCGCTACCACGAGCGACGGCTTCGAGCGAACCGACGTCCACATCGAGGACGTGACGGTCACGAACTCGTACAAGACCGAGATCGATCTCAACGGCGTCGGTAGTGCTGCTCTTGTCGACGTGACCGCAGACGGCGCGGGTACCCGCGGTGCGGGTGTCGCGCTGTCTGATACCCAGGACGTGCTTATCAAGGACGTGACCACCACGGGCAACAACTGGGGCGGTCTCGCAGTCTACACGAACCCGCGAACCGACGTTCCGATCGGCACGGACAACGTCACGCTCGCGGGCGACAACAGCTTCGAGAACGGGGTCTACCTGCAGGGTGACCTCTCGAAGATCACGAACGTCGACGCGCCTGCCTACGCCGAGTACAAGGCGAGCGACGGAACCAGCCTGACGCTCTTCTTCGGGACGCAGGACGAGGCGACGAACTACGTCTCGGCACAGAAAGCCCCCGACGACTGGTTGATCACGGCACTCGGCGACGAGAGCGGTGACGGCGAAGAGGACGACGAGACGTACACCGTCGCCCCCGGTCAGTCGGTTTCGGCGACGGTCGATAAGGTCCCGACCGGGAGTACAGTCGTCGTCGACAAGGAGACTATCGATGAGAGCATCACGCTCTCGAAGTCTGTCTCGCTCGTCGCCGGCGACGCCTCGTCCGGGAGCGTGTCGATCAGCGCCGACGCGACGAGTCCGAGTCGACCGACGATCACCAGTTCGGTCTCGATAAACAACTACGCGGAGGACGTGACGATCAGCGGGTTCGCGTTCGACGTGAGCGAAGGTGGTCAGATCAACGCGAACGGTGCGGGTGACGGCTTAGAGATACGGAACAATGTCTTCGAGGGCGGGAGTCCCGAAGGTGGGTCCGTCGTCGCCCACGGCGGCGAGTCACGGGCACAGTTGGAGACCGGTGCCCAGTCAGACTGGGTCGTCGCGGACAACGAGTTCAGCGACATCGACGGGACGGCACTCCGCCTGTGGAACCTCCAGTCCGTCACCGTCGAGAACAACACGTTCGAGGATCTCACCGGCAGTGCCGTCTCGCACATCGGTGTCGACGAGACGACTGTCCGAAACAACAGCTTCGAGACGGTAGACAAAGCCGGCGTCTACGTCGACGGCTGGAGTAAGATCTCGTCGCTGGGCGTGCAGGACGTCACCGTCGAGAACAACACGTTCAACGAAACCGGCGCACTCGACGGGGAGTACGATCAGGGTGGCGTCAACGTCGGCGGGACCGTCGACGACCTCTCGGAGATCACGATCCGCGCGAACGACTTCGAGAGCGGCCAGTTCGGCGTTCACGTCGCCGACGACGCGCAGGACGCGACCGGATCGATCCAGGCGAGCCTCAACTACTGGAACGCCTCGTCCGGTCCGAGCGGCGTCGCGGGCGGCGAGGGCGTGCCCGTCACGGCCGGCGTGACGGTCAGCCCGTCGCTCCCCGAACCGACGAGTGAGTACGAAGACGTGCGTGAGGTGACCGGCGGCACCTACTCCGTCACGGTACCGGCCGACGGCGAACCGCGCGTGGTGGCCTTCCCGGCCGACGTGGAGGGCACTGCCGGCGACGTGTTCGGTAACTTCTCCGGGAACGTCTTCGCGTACGACGCGGCGACTGGCTCGTGGGACCGCGTCGAGAACGCGAGCCGCGAGGTCGACGCGCTCGACGCGTTCGTCGTCGTCCCCGCCGAGAACGCGAGCGACGTGACGATCAGCTACACGCTCGCATCTTCGGCGACCGACGCACCGAGCGTCCCGCCGGAGGCGGACCTCGACGCCGGCTGGAACCTCGTCGGTGCGCCGCAGTTCGGCGCGGCGGACGAGGCCTTCGGCGCGTCGACCGCCGATCCCGCTCGCGTGCTGAAGACCTACCGCGGGCCGACCGGCGAACCGTTCGCCCCCGGCTTCGAGTCGGCGACCGGTGTCGTCGGCGACACGGACGCGGTCTCGCCCTTCGAGGGCTACTGGGTCTACGCGACCGAGAACGGTACTCTCGCGGGCAACGTCCCGCCGGGAACCGACGCGAGCGACCTCGAAGACCTGCTGAAGGAGGCCTGA
- a CDS encoding heme ABC transporter ATP-binding protein: MSRDPRPSTEATDRADPLLAVEDLTVSLGGNEVLTGVTASADRGQFVGLVGPNGAGKTTLLRAITGALTPDAGQVRIDGRVVADLASKAASRLVASVPQDTSLSFDFDVRETVAMGRTPYISRFGRRTRADRQIVESAMARTDVAQFADRSITEISGGERQRVLLARALAQDTPLLLLDEPTASLDISHQIRTLELVGDLVADGRTVVAAIHDLNLAAHYCDDLWLLGDGDLLATGDPASVLTEDRLSTAFDADALVTRHPVTGSTYVTALPTSRGDAEGSVHVIGGGGSAARVLYLLSSAGYRVTVGALNEGDSDTETARHLGIDPITVDPFAPVDAGAREAVGDAVEAADAVVVADVEVGDGNLANLEAARRGDRVVLVEDRPFSDRNFAGERGQRIYEALKERGTVVGSRDLLGAVSEAVDSGGQETGATRTDREDGTESDESLSEFADD; this comes from the coding sequence GTGAGCCGCGATCCTCGGCCCTCGACGGAGGCGACCGACCGCGCCGACCCACTGCTCGCGGTCGAGGATCTCACGGTCTCGCTCGGCGGCAACGAGGTCCTCACGGGCGTCACCGCCTCGGCAGACCGCGGCCAGTTCGTCGGTCTCGTCGGTCCCAACGGCGCGGGCAAGACGACGCTCCTGCGAGCCATCACGGGTGCGCTGACGCCCGACGCCGGGCAGGTCCGGATCGACGGACGGGTCGTCGCCGACCTCGCCTCGAAGGCCGCGAGTCGACTCGTCGCCAGCGTCCCGCAGGACACCAGCCTCTCGTTCGACTTCGACGTGCGCGAGACGGTGGCGATGGGCCGGACACCGTACATCTCGCGGTTCGGTCGGCGGACGAGAGCGGACAGGCAGATCGTCGAGTCGGCGATGGCCCGGACCGACGTGGCGCAGTTCGCCGACCGGTCGATCACCGAGATCAGCGGCGGGGAGCGCCAGCGCGTCCTCCTGGCACGAGCGCTGGCACAGGACACACCACTGCTTCTGCTCGACGAACCGACCGCCAGCCTCGACATCAGCCACCAGATCCGGACGCTCGAACTCGTCGGCGACCTCGTGGCTGACGGTCGGACCGTCGTCGCCGCGATCCACGACCTGAACCTCGCGGCCCACTACTGCGACGACCTCTGGTTGCTCGGCGACGGCGACCTCTTGGCGACCGGCGACCCCGCGTCCGTCCTCACGGAAGACCGCCTCTCGACGGCCTTCGACGCCGACGCACTCGTCACCCGGCACCCGGTCACGGGGTCGACGTACGTCACCGCCCTGCCGACGAGTCGCGGCGACGCCGAGGGAAGCGTCCACGTGATCGGCGGCGGCGGGAGCGCCGCCCGCGTGCTCTACCTGCTCTCCTCGGCGGGCTACCGCGTCACGGTCGGCGCGCTGAACGAGGGCGACTCGGACACCGAGACCGCCCGCCACCTCGGTATCGACCCGATCACGGTCGACCCCTTCGCGCCGGTCGACGCCGGCGCTCGCGAGGCGGTCGGCGACGCGGTCGAGGCGGCGGACGCGGTCGTCGTCGCCGACGTGGAGGTCGGCGACGGCAACCTCGCCAACCTCGAAGCCGCCCGGCGTGGCGACCGGGTGGTCCTCGTCGAGGACCGGCCTTTCTCGGACCGGAACTTCGCCGGCGAACGCGGCCAGCGGATCTACGAGGCCCTCAAAGAACGCGGGACGGTCGTCGGCTCTCGAGACCTGCTGGGGGCGGTCTCCGAGGCGGTCGACAGCGGTGGTCAAGAGACGGGGGCGACGCGAACAGACCGCGAGGACGGCACCGAGTCCGACGAGTCGCTATCGGAGTTCGCTGACGACTGA
- a CDS encoding NAD-dependent epimerase/dehydratase family protein, whose translation MEEQRILVTGGAGFIGSNLANTLAATNDVIALDNGYLGTPENLTDDVEYVEADVLDDDLPTDVDVVYHLAALSSRQMLEENPRHGVRVNIEGFVNVVEQAHADGCDTIVYASTSSAYGSRTEPSPEDMDLEAATGYDASMLGRERYGEYYNNFYDGLSLAGMRFFSVYQGYGGAEGHKGEFANTVSQFTEQIANGESPVLWGDGSQTRDFTHVDDIVRGLVLTAEHDLAGVYNLGTGESYSFNEMVEMINDVLGSDVEPEYEPIPLTNYVHDTCADISAIHEATGWEPQISFEEGVELVCAPYFDE comes from the coding sequence ATGGAAGAGCAGCGTATCCTCGTCACCGGTGGTGCGGGCTTCATCGGCTCGAACCTCGCGAACACTCTCGCAGCAACCAACGACGTCATCGCACTCGACAACGGCTACCTCGGCACGCCCGAGAACCTCACAGACGACGTGGAGTACGTCGAAGCGGACGTCCTCGACGACGACCTCCCGACCGACGTCGACGTCGTCTACCACCTCGCAGCGCTCTCCTCGCGCCAGATGCTCGAAGAGAACCCTCGACACGGCGTGCGCGTCAACATCGAGGGGTTCGTGAACGTCGTCGAGCAGGCCCACGCGGACGGCTGTGACACGATCGTCTACGCCTCGACGTCCTCGGCGTACGGCAGTCGCACGGAACCGAGTCCCGAGGACATGGACCTCGAAGCCGCGACCGGGTACGACGCCTCGATGCTCGGGCGCGAGCGCTACGGAGAGTACTACAACAACTTCTACGACGGCCTGTCGCTCGCCGGGATGCGCTTCTTCTCGGTGTATCAGGGCTACGGGGGAGCAGAAGGCCACAAAGGCGAGTTCGCGAACACTGTCTCGCAGTTCACCGAACAGATCGCAAACGGCGAGTCGCCGGTGCTGTGGGGCGACGGCTCACAGACGCGTGACTTCACGCACGTCGACGACATCGTCCGCGGACTCGTCCTCACCGCAGAGCACGACCTCGCGGGCGTGTACAACCTCGGGACGGGCGAGTCGTACTCGTTCAACGAGATGGTGGAGATGATCAACGACGTCCTCGGGAGCGACGTCGAACCGGAGTACGAGCCCATCCCGCTGACGAACTACGTCCACGACACGTGTGCGGACATCTCCGCGATCCACGAGGCGACCGGCTGGGAACCACAGATCAGCTTCGAGGAGGGCGTCGAACTGGTCTGTGCACCGTATTTCGACGAGTAG
- a CDS encoding PKD domain-containing protein yields MTWTDGRPRDTDADRSGDAHDWGRQLRVCALVVLLIASPAVASMAVAAPPAPPATYYGSVTVDGEAAPANLTVTAVVDGEVEDSLQTAADGSLGGPGSFDEKLTVNASDGDTVVFEVGDKTAGNVTYESGDDRKVELSVTDSGPPAVEAGADVTARVGESVQFDGTASDDLAVDSTSWAFGDGTTATGESASHAYSSAGTYTVTVTATDVVGKQAADTLTVTVEEPTPTPTPTPTPTETPTTPTPTETPTTPTPTPTLTPTPNATETPGGGGGGGGGGGGGGNPVPPAAVYDVADTGPRSATVSVESALADRSVSMVLPRVAGDNVSASEVGFSLSEDDAAFEFRVSVPADRPDAVSDLSSAEPVGFVRVEPEGITDEKIERGTFRLDVSRQAVNAAGGSPADVTVYRYHDGEWQPLDTRFTGASYVVQSPGFSVFAVAVQQTDSPTATPTPTPTATPTQTTATDGDTPTETTTTTSPGFEALAALLALLSAALLLRRRR; encoded by the coding sequence ATGACGTGGACAGACGGACGACCACGCGACACGGACGCCGACCGGTCGGGGGACGCCCACGACTGGGGCCGACAGCTTCGCGTCTGTGCGCTCGTCGTCCTCCTGATCGCCAGTCCGGCGGTCGCCTCGATGGCGGTCGCCGCCCCGCCCGCGCCACCGGCGACCTACTACGGGTCGGTGACGGTGGACGGTGAGGCGGCGCCGGCGAACCTGACCGTGACCGCCGTCGTCGACGGCGAGGTCGAAGACAGCCTGCAGACCGCCGCCGACGGGAGTCTCGGCGGTCCCGGCTCGTTCGACGAGAAACTGACCGTGAACGCCTCCGACGGCGACACGGTCGTCTTCGAGGTCGGTGACAAGACGGCTGGAAACGTCACCTACGAGTCGGGCGACGACCGCAAGGTCGAACTCTCGGTGACCGACAGCGGTCCGCCGGCCGTCGAGGCCGGCGCGGACGTGACGGCTCGCGTCGGCGAGTCGGTGCAGTTCGACGGAACCGCGAGCGACGACCTCGCGGTCGACAGCACCTCGTGGGCCTTCGGCGACGGGACGACCGCGACCGGCGAGTCGGCGAGCCACGCCTACTCCTCGGCGGGCACCTACACCGTGACCGTCACCGCGACCGACGTCGTCGGCAAACAGGCCGCAGACACGCTGACGGTGACGGTCGAGGAACCGACTCCGACTCCCACACCGACACCGACACCGACCGAGACGCCGACGACGCCGACACCGACCGAGACGCCGACGACGCCGACACCGACACCGACTCTCACGCCGACTCCGAACGCGACCGAGACACCCGGCGGCGGTGGCGGCGGTGGCGGTGGCGGTGGTGGTGGCGGGAACCCGGTGCCGCCCGCCGCAGTGTACGACGTGGCGGACACGGGTCCGCGCTCGGCCACGGTGTCGGTCGAGAGCGCACTCGCGGACCGGTCGGTCTCGATGGTCCTGCCGCGCGTCGCCGGTGACAACGTCTCGGCCTCGGAGGTCGGCTTCTCGCTGTCAGAGGACGACGCGGCCTTCGAGTTCCGAGTGTCCGTCCCGGCCGACCGGCCGGACGCGGTCTCGGACCTCTCGTCGGCGGAGCCCGTCGGGTTCGTCCGCGTCGAACCGGAGGGCATCACCGACGAGAAGATCGAGCGCGGCACCTTCCGTCTCGACGTGTCCCGGCAGGCGGTGAACGCCGCCGGCGGGTCACCGGCAGACGTGACGGTCTACCGCTACCACGACGGCGAGTGGCAGCCGCTGGACACGCGGTTCACCGGCGCGAGCTACGTCGTGCAGTCGCCCGGCTTCTCGGTGTTCGCGGTCGCGGTCCAGCAGACGGACAGTCCGACTGCGACGCCGACACCGACGCCGACGGCGACACCGACGCAGACGACCGCGACCGACGGCGACACGCCGACGGAGACGACGACCACGACGTCGCCCGGCTTCGAGGCACTCGCCGCACTGCTCGCGCTCCTGTCGGCCGCACTACTGTTGCGGCGTCGACGGTAG